TCGAAGTCGAAGAAAACGCGATCGCCGACATTGACGACCAGGTCCTGCTGCGAACCGGGAACAACGGTACCGGGGCCCGCGGCCGCGCCCGCGCCGGCGGCGACGGCGCCGCCCTCCGGAGCAGTTTCACAAGCGGCGACAAGCGCGATCGCGGCAAGTACGGACAGAATTCTAACGTGCATTGATGTCTCCTCCTCGCGGGAGCTTCTGGAACCCATGAGCCCTCGGAATCCGGGGATGGTCCCGAGCGGCATGATGGGCCGTTTATTAATGGGTTAGCGCCTGAATTCCAAGACAATTCTTCGGCCGGGCACGGATTATTGGGTTCCGTTAGGGGCCGACCCCAACACCCCTGGACCGCAGGTAAGGTTAATGAGTGCGATCCGCGCCCCATTTAGGGAATCAGCGGCGACCACGCCGGATCGGACGCGTCCGTCGGCGTAACGATTTCGCGCTCGTTATGCCCTGTCAAATCAATGCTGTAGAGCCGCGTCCGTCCGCCGCCGCCGCGGGCGTCGGAAGGCTCCTGGCGGAAATACATCAACACCCGGCCGTTCGGCGCCCAGGTCGGCGCCTCGACCAGAAAGCCCTCGGCCAGCAGCCGCTCGCCGCTACCGTCGGTGCGCATCACGCCGATATAGAACTTGCCCTGATGAATCTTGGTGAAGGCGATCAGATCGCCGCGCGGCGACCACACCGGCGTCGCGTACTTGCCGGTGCCGAAGCTGATGCGGCGCGCGTTGCGGCCGTTGGCGTCCATCACGTAGAGCTGCTGGCTGCCGCCGCGGTCGGAGTTGAACGTGACCTGGCTACCGTCGGGCGAATAGCTGGGCGAGGTGTCGATCGCCGAATGGAACGTGAGTTGCGTCACGGTGCGGGTGCGGAGGTCCATCGTATAGATCTCCGAGTTGCCTTCCTGCGCCATGCTCATGATCACCTTCTTGCCGTCGGGCGAGAAGCGCGGCGCGAAGGTCATGCCCGGAAAATCGCCGACCACTTCCTGGCGCCCGGTATCGATGTTGAAGAGATAGACGCGCGGCACGTTCTGGTAATACGAGAGATAGGTGATTTCCTGCAGCGTCGGCGAAAAGCGCGGGGTCAACACCAGCGAACTGCCGTCGGTGAGGAAGCGGTGGTTCTCGCCGTCCTGGTCCATGATCGCGAGCCGCTTGATGCGCCGGCGCTGCGGCCCGCTTTCCGCGATGTAGACGATGCGGGTATCGAAGTAGCCGTCCTCGCCGGTGATCCGCTTGTAGATCGCGTCGGAAATGATGTGCGCG
The sequence above is a segment of the Rhodospirillales bacterium genome. Coding sequences within it:
- the tolB gene encoding Tol-Pal system protein TolB, translating into MAAAGVGVGALGGLGIRPARAELRIDITRGTVEPMPIAVTNFLGGNPGESTHGRNIAHVISANLERCGLFRPIDPKAFIQSAESLGNLPRFGDWRVLNAQALVQGRVQIVPDGRLRAEFRLWDVFAEQQMVGLAYHTVPDNWRRVAHIISDAIYKRITGEDGYFDTRIVYIAESGPQRRRIKRLAIMDQDGENHRFLTDGSSLVLTPRFSPTLQEITYLSYYQNVPRVYLFNIDTGRQEVVGDFPGMTFAPRFSPDGKKVIMSMAQEGNSEIYTMDLRTRTVTQLTFHSAIDTSPSYSPDGSQVTFNSDRGGSQQLYVMDANGRNARRISFGTGKYATPVWSPRGDLIAFTKIHQGKFYIGVMRTDGSGERLLAEGFLVEAPTWAPNGRVLMYFRQEPSDARGGGGRTRLYSIDLTGHNEREIVTPTDASDPAWSPLIP